Proteins encoded in a region of the Streptomyces sp. PCS3-D2 genome:
- a CDS encoding OsmC family peroxiredoxin: MATTRHAHTVWEGDLLKGKGVVSLDSSGIGSYDVSWPARAEAANGKTSPEELIAAAHSSCYSMALSHALAGAGTPPSRLETKADVTFQPGEGITGIHLSVEGTVPGVDEAAFLAAAEDAKKNCPVSQALTGTTITLSAKLV, encoded by the coding sequence ATGGCCACCACGCGTCACGCGCACACCGTCTGGGAAGGCGACCTGCTGAAGGGCAAGGGCGTCGTCAGCCTCGACTCCTCGGGCATCGGTTCGTACGACGTCTCCTGGCCCGCGCGCGCCGAGGCCGCGAACGGCAAGACCAGCCCGGAAGAGCTGATCGCCGCCGCCCACTCCAGCTGCTACTCGATGGCGCTCTCGCACGCCCTGGCGGGCGCCGGAACCCCGCCCAGCCGGCTGGAGACCAAGGCCGACGTCACCTTCCAGCCGGGTGAGGGCATCACCGGTATCCACCTGTCCGTCGAGGGCACGGTCCCGGGTGTGGACGAGGCCGCCTTCCTCGCCGCCGCCGAGGACGCCAAGAAGAACTGCCCGGTGAGCCAGGCCCTGACCGGTACGACGATCACCCTGAGCGCCAAGCTCGTCTGA
- a CDS encoding ATP/GTP-binding protein — translation MPGYDTPAPPSSREPAPVKILIAGGFGVGKTTLVQTISEIEPLRTEERLTAAGVGVDDLDGIESKTLTTVAMDFGRITLTDAGVVLYLFGTPGQERFWFMWDDLLGGALGAIVLVDTRRLDRSFPAIDFFESRGLPFVVGANCFHGEQPYTAEEIAAALHLRDPDTPVLMLDARSRTDVRASLLALLDVLIDKAQQPPAAVTG, via the coding sequence TTGCCCGGATATGACACGCCCGCCCCGCCCTCCTCCCGGGAACCGGCCCCGGTCAAGATCCTCATCGCCGGCGGCTTCGGGGTCGGCAAGACCACCCTGGTACAGACGATTTCCGAGATCGAGCCGCTGCGGACGGAAGAACGGCTGACAGCGGCCGGCGTCGGCGTCGACGACCTCGACGGCATCGAGTCCAAGACCCTCACCACCGTCGCGATGGACTTCGGCCGGATCACCCTCACCGACGCCGGAGTCGTCCTCTACCTGTTCGGCACGCCGGGCCAGGAACGCTTCTGGTTCATGTGGGACGACCTGCTCGGCGGTGCTCTCGGGGCGATCGTCCTGGTCGACACCCGGCGCCTGGACCGCAGCTTCCCGGCCATCGACTTCTTCGAGAGCCGCGGCCTGCCCTTCGTGGTCGGCGCGAACTGCTTCCACGGCGAACAGCCCTACACCGCCGAGGAGATCGCGGCAGCGCTGCACCTGCGCGACCCGGACACCCCCGTCCTGATGCTCGACGCCCGCTCCCGTACGGACGTCCGCGCCTCCCTGCTCGCCCTGCTCGACGTGCTCATCGACAAGGCGCAACAGCCCCCGGCCGCCGTCACCGGCTGA
- the murC gene encoding UDP-N-acetylmuramate--L-alanine ligase has translation MKPGLPTAMERPHFIGIGGAGMSGIAKILAQRGGKVAGSDARGDSDTAEALRAHGVTVHGGHAADHLAADSTCVVVSSAIRADNPELARAAELGIPVVHRSDALAALMAGLRPIAVAGTHGKTTTTSMLAVSLAALGLDPSYAIGGDLDAPGSNAHHGEGDIFVAEADESDRSFHTYAPQVAIILNAELDHHANYASIEEIYESFETFVGKIVPGGTLVVAHGQEGAAEIARRVAGREGLTVVTYGEEEGADVRITKITPRGLTSEVTVVLDGRMLTFTVSVPGRHYAHNAVAALAAGVALGIPAHNLASALGKYTGVKRRLQLKGEAAGVQVIDSYAHHPTEMNADLEAIRGAAGDSRILVVFQPHLFSRTQELGKEMGQALALADASVVLDIYPAREDPIPGVTSEIIIAAARATGADVAAEHDKSAVADVVAGMAKPGDLVLTMGAGDVTDLGPAILARLSS, from the coding sequence ATGAAGCCCGGCCTGCCGACCGCCATGGAACGGCCCCACTTCATCGGCATCGGCGGCGCCGGAATGTCCGGCATCGCAAAGATCCTGGCCCAGCGCGGAGGGAAGGTCGCGGGCAGCGACGCCCGCGGCGACTCCGACACCGCCGAGGCACTGCGCGCCCACGGCGTCACGGTCCACGGCGGACACGCGGCCGACCACCTCGCCGCCGACTCCACCTGCGTGGTCGTCTCCAGCGCCATCCGCGCCGACAACCCCGAGCTGGCCCGCGCCGCCGAGCTGGGGATCCCCGTCGTGCACCGCTCCGACGCCCTCGCCGCGCTGATGGCCGGACTGCGCCCGATCGCCGTCGCCGGTACGCACGGCAAGACCACCACCACCTCGATGCTGGCGGTCTCCCTCGCGGCCCTGGGCCTTGACCCCTCGTACGCCATCGGCGGCGATCTGGACGCCCCCGGCTCCAACGCCCATCACGGCGAGGGCGACATCTTCGTGGCCGAGGCCGACGAGAGCGACCGCTCGTTCCACACGTACGCCCCGCAGGTCGCCATCATCCTCAACGCGGAGCTCGACCACCACGCGAACTACGCGTCGATCGAGGAGATCTACGAGTCCTTCGAGACCTTCGTCGGCAAGATCGTGCCCGGCGGCACCCTCGTCGTCGCGCACGGCCAGGAGGGCGCCGCCGAGATCGCCCGCCGGGTCGCGGGCAGGGAGGGCCTGACCGTCGTCACGTACGGAGAGGAGGAGGGAGCCGACGTCCGGATCACCAAGATCACTCCGCGTGGTCTGACCAGCGAGGTCACCGTCGTCCTGGACGGCCGGATGCTCACCTTCACCGTCTCCGTCCCCGGCCGCCACTACGCGCACAACGCCGTCGCGGCCCTCGCCGCGGGCGTGGCCCTCGGCATCCCCGCGCACAACCTGGCCTCCGCGCTCGGCAAGTACACCGGCGTCAAGCGCCGCCTCCAGCTCAAGGGCGAGGCCGCCGGCGTGCAGGTCATCGACTCCTACGCGCACCACCCGACCGAGATGAACGCCGACCTGGAGGCCATCCGCGGAGCCGCCGGAGACTCCCGCATCCTGGTCGTCTTCCAGCCACACCTCTTCTCCCGCACCCAGGAACTGGGCAAGGAGATGGGCCAGGCCCTGGCCCTCGCCGACGCCTCCGTCGTCCTGGACATCTACCCCGCCCGCGAGGACCCGATCCCCGGCGTCACCAGTGAGATCATCATCGCGGCGGCGCGGGCCACGGGCGCCGACGTCGCCGCCGAGCACGACAAGAGCGCCGTCGCCGACGTCGTCGCGGGAATGGCCAAGCCCGGCGATCTCGTTCTCACGATGGGCGCGGGCGATGTCACGGACCTCGGTCCGGCCATCCTGGCCCGCCTGTCGAGCTGA
- a CDS encoding roadblock/LC7 domain-containing protein, with translation MTTSSNTAASNDAIYSVLDNNLSRIAGIQGAVLLSNDGIRLSDYLLDQPQAERMAAAASGIASTMKAISREIDGGRVIRQLVEMDDRYLCIVGCGEGSTLIVVTSRKARLGELGGEAVRTAQALGEWLGTPERGQAPNA, from the coding sequence ATGACCACCTCATCGAACACCGCGGCATCCAACGACGCGATCTACAGCGTCCTCGACAACAACCTGAGCAGGATCGCCGGCATCCAGGGCGCCGTGCTCCTGTCCAACGACGGCATCAGGCTCAGCGACTACCTTCTGGACCAGCCCCAGGCCGAGCGCATGGCGGCCGCCGCCTCCGGCATCGCCTCCACGATGAAGGCGATATCCCGGGAGATCGACGGTGGCCGCGTCATCCGCCAGCTCGTCGAGATGGACGACAGGTACCTCTGCATCGTCGGGTGCGGCGAGGGCAGCACGCTCATCGTGGTGACCTCCCGCAAGGCGCGCCTCGGCGAGCTCGGCGGCGAGGCCGTACGCACCGCGCAGGCGCTCGGCGAATGGCTGGGCACCCCCGAGCGCGGCCAGGCACCGAACGCGTAA
- a CDS encoding sensor histidine kinase, translated as MPRRWRTVRLRTLLIWLAVVPTVAMGTQVTVTAQRLLEQSAQLRADLEAAERVGAPLYTLMVDMQAERTATASLWAGTAGSEGELRVRRAATDSAAAEFRALADDPSRSFTEVTRPLDKLAAYRQRADTRSGAADSTLAYYSDVIGKVIQVYQQEFSHAEDAELAQASRPVVSMLQATEMVAREDTVLALAGPSGELGFVGYDQFVSSLGAQRYLHEALIVPHLTARDERFYERVVGSEDWQAKTRIENAVLSGHKDTVSGVKLPGEVADWSSAHSNFSVQMTTLNIDLARSVLARGEAKAAELQAEVAWLIAGSGGGLLAVVIVVVLTTRSVLRRLDDLHERTVTVAEETLPEVVARLQHGQSVDPEVLPAVSGDRDEVGRISDAFARAVAVSVDGHRRLAAERHGFGLFASGIASRTGNLVSRQLSLTEDLQDAFGHDEALLAQLMRSDQLTVGMRRQIENLLILAGGEVPDPHTEPMRVADLLREAAAEVEDFRRIERQALDETSVEPGAISQISHLLAELLDNATRFSPPKSKVVIRAELVADGLSVEIEDRGPRVSPERYEEMNGRLHQAPPYSVLAQNAHRLGLFVVGHLADQLGATVTLRRSVYGGTCAVVILPAHLLLPSEGETPSEGAGSRPASPAEVPAPAAAPGSAPAPSDPVPVRSDEPATRTAPGTEHEQGTEQEPEPEPVPEPVAHTSAGLPSRRTRTPRHAPATALADRPAPAAAPTRPALPERVPQTHIADQLRAPHAPEAQVPQDTATPEEVADAWADYEQGTQTVEEELRRDQP; from the coding sequence ATGCCGCGTCGCTGGCGCACCGTGCGCCTGCGCACCCTCCTCATCTGGCTGGCAGTGGTTCCCACCGTGGCGATGGGCACCCAAGTCACGGTGACCGCACAACGGTTGCTGGAGCAGTCGGCCCAACTGCGGGCCGACCTGGAGGCCGCCGAGCGGGTCGGAGCCCCGCTCTACACCCTGATGGTCGACATGCAGGCGGAGCGCACGGCGACCGCCTCCTTGTGGGCGGGCACCGCCGGGTCCGAGGGGGAGCTGCGCGTACGGCGCGCCGCCACGGACTCCGCCGCGGCCGAGTTCCGCGCGCTGGCCGACGATCCCTCACGGTCCTTCACGGAAGTGACCCGGCCGCTCGACAAACTGGCCGCCTACCGCCAGCGCGCCGACACCCGCAGCGGTGCCGCCGACAGCACCCTCGCCTACTACTCCGACGTCATCGGCAAGGTCATCCAGGTCTACCAGCAGGAATTCAGCCACGCGGAGGACGCCGAACTCGCCCAGGCGAGCCGCCCCGTGGTCTCGATGCTCCAGGCCACCGAGATGGTGGCCCGCGAGGACACCGTCCTGGCCCTCGCCGGGCCGTCCGGGGAACTGGGCTTCGTCGGCTACGACCAGTTCGTCAGCTCCCTGGGAGCCCAGCGCTACCTGCACGAAGCGCTGATCGTGCCGCATCTGACGGCGCGGGACGAGCGGTTCTACGAGCGGGTCGTCGGCTCCGAGGACTGGCAGGCGAAGACGCGCATCGAGAACGCCGTCCTCTCCGGGCACAAGGACACCGTCTCGGGCGTCAAACTCCCCGGCGAGGTGGCCGACTGGTCGTCCGCGCACTCCAACTTCTCCGTGCAGATGACCACGCTCAACATCGACCTGGCGCGCTCGGTGCTCGCCCGCGGCGAGGCCAAGGCCGCAGAACTGCAGGCCGAGGTCGCCTGGCTGATAGCCGGCAGCGGCGGCGGGCTCCTCGCCGTCGTCATCGTGGTCGTGCTCACCACCCGGTCGGTCCTGCGCCGCCTGGACGACCTGCACGAACGCACCGTGACCGTGGCCGAGGAGACCCTCCCCGAGGTCGTCGCCCGGCTCCAGCACGGACAGAGCGTGGACCCGGAGGTCCTGCCGGCCGTGAGCGGGGACCGGGACGAGGTCGGACGCATCAGCGACGCCTTCGCCCGGGCCGTCGCCGTGTCGGTGGACGGACACCGCCGGCTCGCCGCCGAGCGCCACGGGTTCGGCCTGTTCGCCTCGGGCATCGCCTCCCGCACCGGAAACCTCGTCAGCCGCCAGCTGAGCCTCACCGAGGACCTCCAGGACGCCTTCGGCCACGACGAGGCACTGCTCGCCCAGCTGATGCGGTCCGACCAGCTGACCGTCGGCATGCGGCGGCAGATCGAGAACCTGCTGATCCTGGCGGGCGGCGAGGTCCCCGACCCGCACACCGAGCCCATGCGCGTCGCCGACCTGCTGCGCGAAGCCGCCGCGGAGGTCGAGGACTTCCGCCGCATCGAGCGGCAGGCCCTGGACGAGACCAGTGTGGAACCGGGCGCCATCAGTCAGATCAGCCACCTGCTGGCCGAGCTGCTCGACAACGCCACCCGGTTCTCCCCGCCGAAGTCCAAGGTGGTCATCCGCGCCGAACTGGTGGCGGACGGCCTGTCCGTCGAGATCGAGGACCGCGGCCCGCGGGTCTCCCCGGAGCGGTACGAGGAGATGAACGGGCGCCTGCACCAGGCCCCGCCGTACTCCGTCCTCGCGCAGAACGCCCACCGCCTCGGCCTCTTCGTCGTGGGCCACCTCGCCGACCAGCTCGGAGCCACGGTCACCCTGCGCCGCTCGGTGTACGGGGGCACCTGCGCCGTGGTGATCCTGCCCGCGCACCTGCTGCTCCCGAGCGAGGGGGAGACCCCGAGCGAGGGCGCCGGCAGCCGACCCGCCTCCCCTGCCGAGGTGCCCGCCCCGGCGGCGGCCCCCGGGTCCGCTCCGGCCCCGTCGGACCCCGTACCGGTCCGCTCCGACGAGCCCGCCACCAGGACCGCGCCCGGCACCGAGCACGAGCAGGGGACCGAGCAGGAGCCCGAGCCCGAGCCGGTGCCCGAGCCGGTGGCGCACACCAGCGCCGGACTGCCCAGCCGCCGCACCAGGACGCCGCGGCACGCACCCGCCACCGCCCTCGCGGACCGGCCCGCCCCGGCGGCCGCCCCGACGCGGCCGGCCCTCCCCGAGCGGGTCCCGCAGACCCACATAGCCGACCAACTGCGCGCGCCCCACGCGCCGGAAGCACAGGTCCCCCAGGACACCGCGACGCCCGAAGAGGTCGCCGACGCCTGGGCGGACTACGAACAGGGGACCCAGACAGTGGAAGAAGAGCTCCGACGGGATCAGCCATGA
- a CDS encoding DUF742 domain-containing protein: protein MPQDEPPQPASRRRTRLYALTDGRTAAEHTVLTMDTTITAAVAGDAHGGLPTEWQEILVMCAPPGGRAVAEIAARMNIRLTPMTLLLGELADRGLISHRPPLAASDTTDVNLLMRIRDNLARI, encoded by the coding sequence ATGCCGCAGGACGAGCCGCCGCAGCCCGCGAGCCGCCGCCGTACGCGGCTGTACGCCCTCACCGACGGACGTACGGCCGCCGAGCACACCGTCCTGACCATGGACACCACCATCACGGCGGCGGTCGCCGGCGACGCGCACGGGGGACTGCCCACCGAGTGGCAGGAGATCCTCGTCATGTGCGCGCCGCCGGGCGGGCGCGCGGTCGCGGAGATCGCGGCGCGGATGAACATCCGCCTCACACCGATGACGCTGCTCCTCGGCGAACTCGCGGACCGCGGGCTGATCAGCCACCGGCCGCCCCTGGCGGCGTCCGACACCACCGATGTCAACCTGCTCATGAGAATCAGGGACAACCTTGCCCGGATATGA
- the msrB gene encoding peptide-methionine (R)-S-oxide reductase MsrB — protein MSYEVEKTDEQWQAELTPSEYQVLRLAGTEPAFRGEYTDTKTEGVYSCRGCGAELFRSSEKFESHCGWPSFFDPKDSDAVELLADTSHGMVRTEVRCAKCGSHLGHVFEGEGYPTPTDQRYCINSISLRLTPAADAG, from the coding sequence ATGTCGTACGAGGTCGAGAAGACGGACGAGCAGTGGCAGGCGGAGCTGACCCCGTCCGAATACCAGGTGCTGCGCCTCGCCGGCACCGAGCCGGCCTTCCGCGGTGAGTACACCGACACCAAGACGGAGGGCGTCTACTCCTGCCGCGGCTGCGGGGCCGAGCTGTTCCGCTCCTCGGAGAAGTTCGAGTCGCACTGCGGCTGGCCGAGCTTCTTCGACCCGAAGGACAGCGACGCCGTCGAACTGCTCGCCGACACCTCGCACGGCATGGTCCGTACCGAGGTCCGCTGCGCGAAGTGCGGCTCCCACCTGGGGCACGTCTTCGAGGGCGAGGGCTACCCGACGCCCACGGACCAGCGCTACTGCATCAACAGCATCTCGCTGCGGCTGACCCCCGCCGCGGACGCGGGCTGA
- a CDS encoding pyrimidine reductase family protein, translating to MRRLFPVTDQTPDQSQDGTDREWSLDELADAYAYPALAADGRWLRANMVSTLDGAAQHDGRSQPISGETDMRIFGTLRALADVVVVGAETVRQEGYRPARAREAFAARREAAGQGPAPAIAVVTASMDLDFSLPLFSSPLVPTLVVTGAAAPPGRVAEAQAAGAEVVVAGEGAAVDAARAVRELAGRGLRRQLTEGGPRLLGQFVAADVLDELCLTISPTLTAGGAQRITGGPAVTVPHRLAPACVLEEAGFLFTSYRRI from the coding sequence ATGCGACGCCTGTTCCCTGTGACCGATCAGACACCAGACCAGAGCCAGGACGGGACGGACCGGGAGTGGTCGCTCGACGAGCTCGCGGACGCCTACGCCTACCCCGCCCTCGCGGCGGACGGCCGCTGGCTGAGGGCCAACATGGTCTCCACCCTGGACGGCGCCGCCCAGCACGACGGCCGCTCCCAGCCCATCTCCGGCGAGACCGACATGCGGATCTTCGGCACCCTGCGGGCGCTGGCGGATGTGGTGGTCGTCGGCGCGGAAACGGTTCGCCAAGAGGGCTACCGCCCGGCCCGTGCCCGGGAGGCCTTCGCGGCCCGCCGCGAAGCCGCCGGGCAGGGCCCGGCCCCCGCCATCGCCGTGGTCACCGCGAGCATGGACCTGGACTTCTCCCTTCCCCTTTTCAGCTCACCGCTGGTGCCGACCCTGGTGGTCACCGGCGCCGCGGCGCCGCCCGGCCGGGTGGCCGAGGCGCAGGCCGCCGGCGCCGAGGTGGTGGTGGCCGGCGAGGGTGCGGCCGTGGACGCGGCCCGGGCCGTGCGGGAGCTCGCCGGGCGCGGGCTGCGCCGCCAGCTCACCGAGGGCGGGCCCCGGCTGCTGGGCCAGTTCGTGGCGGCCGACGTGCTGGACGAGCTGTGCCTGACGATCTCCCCGACGCTCACGGCGGGCGGCGCCCAGCGCATCACCGGGGGCCCTGCCGTCACGGTTCCGCACCGGCTCGCGCCCGCCTGCGTACTGGAGGAGGCCGGGTTCCTGTTCACGAGCTACCGTCGGATCTGA
- the zapE gene encoding cell division protein ZapE, which translates to MADAGPQALCAREPRVPAERLVAEMVPPPRFDSVRFDTYNPDPAQPSQAEAVTVLSGFAAGLGGAHASGTGRKRWFSRKPAAPAAPRGVYLDGGYGVGKTHLLASLWHATPADPALKAFGTFVELTNLVGALGFQQTVQTLGGHRLLCIDEFELDDPGDTVLVSSLLSRLVEQGVALAATSNTLPGKLGEGRFAAADFLREIQGLSAHFRPLRIDGQDYRHRGLPEAPAPFSDEQVAKAAYATDGASLDDFPGLLEHLARVHPSRYGALTDGITAVCLTGVGPVPDQSTALRLVVLADRLYDREVPVLASGVPFDKLFSEDMLNGGYRKKYFRAISRLTALARDAKPLVSQ; encoded by the coding sequence ATAGCCGACGCCGGGCCGCAGGCCCTGTGCGCGCGCGAGCCGCGGGTTCCCGCCGAGCGGCTGGTGGCCGAGATGGTGCCGCCGCCGCGGTTCGACTCCGTCCGCTTCGACACCTACAACCCCGATCCGGCCCAGCCGAGCCAGGCCGAGGCCGTCACCGTGCTGAGCGGCTTCGCCGCGGGCCTGGGCGGGGCGCACGCGAGCGGCACCGGCAGGAAGCGCTGGTTCTCCAGGAAGCCGGCGGCTCCCGCCGCGCCCCGCGGGGTCTACCTCGACGGCGGCTACGGTGTCGGCAAGACCCATCTGCTCGCCTCCCTGTGGCACGCCACCCCGGCCGACCCCGCGCTCAAGGCCTTCGGCACCTTCGTCGAGCTCACCAACCTCGTGGGCGCGCTCGGCTTCCAGCAGACCGTGCAGACCCTGGGCGGGCACAGGCTCCTGTGCATCGACGAGTTCGAGCTGGACGACCCCGGCGACACGGTGCTGGTGTCCTCGCTGCTCAGCCGTCTCGTCGAGCAGGGCGTGGCGCTGGCCGCCACCTCCAACACACTGCCCGGCAAGCTCGGCGAGGGCCGCTTCGCCGCCGCGGACTTCCTGCGGGAGATCCAGGGGCTGTCGGCGCACTTCCGGCCCCTGCGGATCGACGGCCAGGACTACCGCCACCGCGGCCTGCCCGAGGCCCCGGCGCCGTTCTCCGACGAGCAGGTCGCCAAGGCCGCCTACGCGACCGATGGCGCGAGCCTGGACGACTTCCCCGGCCTGCTGGAACACCTGGCCCGGGTGCACCCGAGCCGGTACGGCGCACTGACCGACGGGATCACGGCCGTCTGCCTGACCGGCGTCGGCCCGGTGCCGGACCAGTCCACCGCGCTGCGGCTGGTGGTACTGGCCGACCGGCTGTACGACCGCGAGGTCCCGGTCCTGGCCTCCGGGGTCCCCTTCGACAAGCTGTTCAGCGAGGACATGCTGAACGGCGGTTATCGCAAGAAGTACTTCCGCGCCATATCACGGCTCACCGCGCTGGCGCGCGACGCGAAACCCCTGGTGTCCCAGTAG
- a CDS encoding cytochrome P450, with the protein MAQRDAAPNGDGALRDIVSAVSRGAPEYRQCPHPVYAALREQAPVCRLTPPHGVDTYLITRHDDARDALSDPRFSKDMRGAIDTYHAVYGSFFDALDDNVLFSDPPRHTRLRRILRSAFTPRRVEQMRPRITEIAETVLAECRRAGTVDLMAAFAFPLPIAVLCELMGIPQEDRPEILEQFAVVTRSRFDPSRRAELKAAEERLQHRLERLISDTRDHPSDTFLSDLVQAEERLEDPELVASLWVLFFAGHKTTAYQIGNSVLNLLLHPDQAARLRADPGLIPGAVEEMLRYEGSVETSTFRYAAEEARIRDTVIPKGALVQIAISSANRDPERFDAPDDLDVTREGLQGTHLGFGHGTHYCLGAPLARLELEIALACLLREFPDMRPVDLEETGGAWLKGPVAAFRGLEHLRIVLEPSRPDGGPGGGPGEPGEPTLASVASGK; encoded by the coding sequence ATGGCGCAGCGGGATGCGGCACCGAACGGCGACGGAGCACTGCGCGACATCGTGTCCGCCGTCTCCCGGGGCGCACCGGAGTACCGGCAGTGCCCCCACCCCGTGTACGCGGCCCTGCGCGAGCAGGCCCCGGTGTGCCGGCTGACCCCGCCCCACGGGGTCGACACGTATCTGATCACCCGCCACGACGACGCCCGCGACGCCCTGTCGGACCCCCGGTTCAGCAAGGACATGCGCGGCGCCATCGACACCTACCACGCCGTGTACGGCAGCTTCTTCGACGCGCTCGACGACAACGTGCTCTTCTCGGACCCGCCGCGGCATACGCGGCTGCGCCGCATCCTGCGCAGCGCCTTCACCCCCAGGCGGGTGGAGCAGATGCGTCCGAGGATCACCGAGATCGCGGAGACGGTCCTCGCCGAGTGCCGCCGGGCCGGGACGGTCGACCTGATGGCCGCGTTCGCGTTCCCGTTGCCGATCGCGGTCCTGTGCGAACTGATGGGCATCCCGCAGGAGGACCGCCCGGAGATCCTGGAGCAGTTCGCGGTGGTAACCCGCTCCCGGTTCGACCCCAGCCGCAGGGCGGAGCTCAAGGCCGCGGAGGAGCGGCTCCAGCACCGGCTGGAGCGGCTGATCTCGGACACCCGCGACCACCCGTCGGACACCTTCCTCAGCGACCTGGTCCAGGCGGAGGAACGGCTGGAGGACCCCGAACTGGTCGCGTCGCTGTGGGTCCTGTTCTTCGCCGGCCACAAGACCACCGCCTACCAGATCGGCAACTCCGTCCTCAACCTGCTGCTCCACCCCGACCAGGCGGCCCGGCTCCGCGCGGACCCCGGGCTCATTCCGGGGGCGGTCGAGGAGATGCTGCGCTACGAGGGATCGGTGGAGACGTCGACCTTCCGGTATGCCGCCGAGGAGGCCCGGATCCGGGACACGGTGATCCCCAAGGGCGCCCTGGTGCAGATCGCGATCTCCTCGGCCAACCGGGACCCGGAGCGGTTCGACGCGCCGGACGACCTGGACGTGACGCGCGAGGGACTCCAGGGCACGCACCTGGGCTTCGGCCACGGCACCCACTACTGCCTGGGGGCGCCGCTGGCGCGGCTCGAACTCGAGATCGCGCTCGCCTGCCTCCTGCGGGAGTTCCCGGACATGCGGCCCGTGGACCTGGAGGAGACCGGGGGAGCGTGGCTCAAGGGACCGGTGGCGGCCTTCCGCGGGCTGGAGCACCTGCGGATCGTCCTGGAGCCGTCGCGCCCGGACGGCGGGCCGGGCGGCGGCCCGGGCGAGCCGGGCGAGCCGACCCTGGCTTCCGTGGCTTCCGGAAAGTAA
- a CDS encoding amidohydrolase family protein produces the protein MTDSVSTPGVRLLGTPADELRIAAVGTSEVIRIARGPSAPGPDTAGTVHSKIDMHHHFCAPEWREWAVHHGLIEPERLPAWSRLDTEAAIRFMDDAGITTAVLKPMLPARYRSSAQLREAINITLRSMIEVATSHPGRFSYYVPLFLDDPEASSWAVRRGLGQLGAVGVNVTANYGGVYLGDPAYDRLFHELNECRAVVDTHPHNLPGGPPGAPTVPGIPNFVCDFLLDTTRAAVNMISRRTLDRFPDISVVLPHAGGFLPYIATRLQALGRFCEPSVEPAAVRDHLSRFYYDTAGPMAPAATLLEHVPADHILFGTDWPAAPADTVMDLALPALDADPAFTPEQLRGIYHDNAMRLIPQLATA, from the coding sequence ATGACGGATTCCGTGAGTACCCCCGGAGTGCGCCTCCTGGGAACACCGGCGGACGAACTGCGCATCGCCGCGGTGGGCACCAGCGAGGTCATCCGGATCGCGCGCGGACCCTCCGCGCCGGGCCCGGACACCGCGGGCACGGTCCACTCGAAGATCGACATGCACCACCACTTCTGCGCCCCGGAGTGGCGCGAGTGGGCCGTGCATCACGGGTTGATCGAGCCGGAGCGGCTGCCGGCGTGGAGCCGGCTCGACACCGAGGCGGCGATCCGCTTCATGGACGACGCGGGCATCACCACCGCGGTCCTCAAACCGATGCTGCCCGCGCGGTACCGCTCGTCGGCGCAGCTGCGCGAGGCGATCAACATCACGCTGAGGTCGATGATCGAGGTGGCGACCTCGCACCCGGGGCGGTTCTCGTACTACGTGCCGCTCTTCCTGGACGACCCGGAGGCGTCGTCCTGGGCGGTGCGCCGCGGCCTCGGGCAGCTCGGCGCCGTCGGCGTCAACGTCACCGCCAACTACGGGGGCGTCTATCTCGGGGACCCCGCCTACGACCGGCTGTTCCACGAGCTGAACGAGTGCCGCGCGGTGGTGGACACCCACCCCCACAACCTCCCGGGCGGCCCGCCCGGCGCACCGACCGTCCCGGGCATCCCGAACTTCGTGTGCGACTTCCTGCTGGACACCACCCGGGCCGCGGTGAACATGATCAGCCGTAGGACGCTGGACCGGTTCCCGGACATCTCCGTGGTCCTGCCGCACGCAGGCGGCTTCCTGCCGTACATCGCGACGCGGCTGCAGGCCCTCGGGCGGTTCTGCGAACCGAGCGTCGAGCCCGCCGCCGTCCGCGACCATCTGAGCCGCTTCTACTACGACACCGCGGGGCCCATGGCGCCCGCGGCGACCCTGCTGGAGCACGTGCCGGCCGACCACATCCTCTTCGGCACGGACTGGCCCGCCGCACCCGCCGACACGGTCATGGACCTGGCCCTGCCCGCCCTCGACGCGGACCCGGCCTTCACCCCGGAGCAGCTGCGGGGGATCTACCACGACAACGCCATGCGGCTGATCCCGCAGTTGGCGACGGCCTGA